Proteins from a single region of Phycisphaerae bacterium:
- a CDS encoding PilT/PilU family type 4a pilus ATPase — protein MNESFSRWLDAMHVREASDLHLVPGYRPTYRIHGELIPAADEVVEGQSLLALLEPIVPPAMRSRLGQGDLDFAFQFSGATPGGRACVKRFRANVFSSRGSCGACFRAIPESIPTLIELGFDTALGSRLSMQKDGLVLVTGITGSGKTTTLAALIQMLNSGGGYRIITIEEPIEYIYPQDGASIITQREVGSDVPSFYEGLRSGLRQDPDVILVGEIRDMETAQLAISAAETGHLIFATMHTRDAKGAITRLIDLFPGERHDDIRAQLSMSLRFVVGQHLLPSAIGGRRVLAMEVLGANYAVRNAIRTGKIESIESAIQSGRADGMFTLDTDLRRLVGVGRITLETARAYANDPDEFSGR, from the coding sequence ATGAATGAGTCGTTTTCCAGGTGGCTTGACGCCATGCACGTTCGCGAGGCGTCGGATCTGCATCTTGTTCCGGGCTACCGGCCGACTTACCGGATTCATGGTGAGCTCATACCCGCGGCGGACGAAGTGGTTGAAGGACAATCGCTGCTGGCGCTGCTCGAGCCGATTGTTCCGCCTGCGATGCGGAGCCGGCTGGGGCAGGGCGATCTGGATTTCGCATTTCAGTTTTCCGGTGCGACGCCCGGCGGGCGTGCTTGCGTGAAGCGGTTCCGGGCCAATGTGTTCTCATCGCGCGGTTCATGCGGTGCGTGCTTTCGGGCCATTCCCGAATCCATACCGACGCTGATCGAGCTGGGCTTCGATACGGCGCTGGGCAGCCGGTTGTCCATGCAGAAGGACGGCCTCGTCCTTGTGACTGGAATCACGGGCAGCGGCAAGACGACGACGCTGGCCGCCCTGATCCAGATGCTGAATTCAGGCGGGGGCTATCGAATCATCACGATTGAAGAGCCGATCGAATATATCTACCCGCAGGACGGCGCGAGCATCATCACCCAGCGGGAGGTCGGTTCGGATGTGCCGTCGTTTTATGAGGGTCTTCGCTCGGGACTGCGGCAGGATCCCGATGTCATTCTTGTCGGTGAGATCCGCGACATGGAGACGGCACAGCTCGCCATCTCCGCGGCGGAGACGGGGCACCTCATCTTTGCAACCATGCACACGCGCGATGCAAAGGGGGCAATCACACGATTGATTGATCTGTTTCCCGGTGAGCGGCACGACGACATCCGGGCGCAGCTTTCAATGAGCCTGCGGTTTGTCGTTGGGCAACATCTGCTGCCATCGGCGATCGGTGGGCGTCGCGTTCTGGCGATGGAAGTGCTCGGTGCGAACTATGCGGTCCGCAATGCGATTCGGACCGGCAAGATTGAATCGATCGAATCGGCGATTCAGAGCGGCCGGGCGGATGGGATGTTCACACTCGATACCGATCTTCGACGGCTGGTCGGCGTGGGTCGAATCACGCTGGAGACGGCTCGGGCGTACGCCAACGATCCGGACGAGTTTTCCGGGCGGTGA
- a CDS encoding OB-fold nucleic acid binding domain-containing protein: protein MSQVTSCLLVTVASVVALCGRPVLAVDLPPMPDFHRHTNYAQWYESVARVPDKDDAYSLYAEFMPGLVDSPVKEKNWPEFDGMLTGSAAADNTEVSTGEADTRTKRSPAPWFPNRRGSWEQSFKRTKAALKKFEMASKRKYVVAPMTIDGDRDDNANRLEKTQLKHVPKLRQCAQGVMENAWRIGKDGDVDPARFIASVETNIRVAGQLRTARFSIEQLTGYSIRRMTYQHIRWAFAHGVLKPADAAKLSTSLAKIDSQPLDASYCLGTECAIMLDNLQYIFGPLGGGVKLNSNRYRDVTGQTLGGGNRFALGARVDADPAGTASAVMAAFKTIDRLMEPGYATENNQGIIDAGRQLAQTNNLTKGMLYGAEGTYSRIYTLAAQCEAERRATQLLLAVFSYKPKKGDGKYAFPKKLSELDKGRVGKVLKDPFSGKTFKYFLNDGQPVLYCLGHDGEDDGGQHDEGWNASTDYVYWPLPASEEAVIASRINRVKAADMTALADIGEKLKGKRVTVSAVVESISSRPSAKHGERHSVILKDGDVEVKLYYYDRTAQEMSASQKLVEGRRIRVIGVVVKEDGKWRIELQNARDLAYEE, encoded by the coding sequence ATGAGTCAAGTCACGAGCTGTCTTCTTGTCACTGTGGCATCGGTGGTCGCGCTGTGCGGTCGGCCGGTTCTGGCGGTGGATCTTCCACCCATGCCGGATTTCCACCGACACACCAATTACGCCCAATGGTACGAGTCTGTAGCCAGGGTGCCGGACAAGGATGATGCCTATTCGTTGTACGCCGAGTTCATGCCCGGCCTGGTTGACAGTCCAGTCAAGGAGAAAAACTGGCCGGAATTCGACGGTATGTTGACCGGCTCCGCCGCGGCCGACAACACGGAGGTATCAACCGGCGAGGCGGATACGCGCACGAAGCGCAGTCCGGCGCCGTGGTTCCCGAACCGGCGCGGTTCGTGGGAGCAGTCATTCAAACGCACGAAGGCCGCGCTCAAGAAGTTCGAGATGGCTTCGAAGCGAAAATACGTCGTCGCGCCGATGACCATCGATGGCGATCGTGATGACAATGCCAATCGGCTTGAGAAAACGCAGTTGAAACACGTCCCGAAGCTGCGTCAATGTGCGCAGGGCGTCATGGAGAATGCATGGCGAATCGGGAAGGATGGCGACGTCGATCCGGCCAGGTTCATTGCATCTGTCGAAACCAATATTCGCGTGGCCGGGCAGCTGCGAACGGCCCGTTTCTCCATTGAACAGCTCACGGGCTACTCGATTCGGCGGATGACCTATCAACACATTCGCTGGGCGTTCGCGCACGGAGTATTGAAGCCGGCGGACGCGGCGAAGTTGTCGACGTCTCTGGCAAAGATTGATTCTCAGCCGCTGGACGCGTCGTACTGCCTCGGAACTGAATGCGCGATCATGCTGGACAATTTGCAGTACATCTTCGGTCCCCTCGGCGGCGGGGTGAAGCTGAATAGCAATCGATATCGCGATGTGACCGGCCAGACGCTGGGCGGCGGAAATCGCTTCGCACTGGGCGCGCGCGTCGATGCCGATCCCGCCGGCACGGCAAGTGCCGTCATGGCGGCGTTCAAGACGATCGACCGACTGATGGAACCGGGATACGCCACCGAGAACAATCAGGGAATCATCGATGCCGGCCGCCAGCTTGCCCAGACGAACAATCTGACCAAGGGTATGCTCTATGGAGCCGAGGGCACATACTCGCGGATTTACACGCTTGCGGCTCAGTGCGAAGCGGAACGGCGTGCGACGCAACTGCTGCTGGCCGTATTCTCGTACAAGCCGAAGAAAGGCGACGGTAAATACGCGTTTCCGAAAAAACTGTCGGAGTTGGACAAGGGACGCGTCGGCAAGGTGCTCAAGGACCCGTTCAGCGGCAAGACGTTCAAGTACTTTCTGAATGATGGTCAACCCGTGCTCTATTGCCTCGGCCACGACGGCGAAGACGACGGGGGCCAGCACGACGAAGGTTGGAACGCCTCGACCGACTATGTCTATTGGCCGTTGCCCGCCAGCGAGGAGGCTGTGATCGCTTCGCGCATTAATCGCGTGAAGGCTGCCGACATGACGGCACTGGCGGACATCGGAGAAAAGCTGAAGGGAAAGCGCGTCACGGTGTCGGCAGTCGTGGAGAGCATCTCATCACGGCCCAGCGCGAAACACGGCGAACGGCATTCGGTGATTCTCAAGGATGGCGATGTCGAGGTGAAATTGTACTACTATGATCGGACGGCGCAGGAGATGTCGGCGTCTCAGAAGCTGGTCGAGGGTCGGCGCATTCGGGTGATCGGGGTTGTCGTCAAGGAAGACGGCAAGTGGCGAATTGAACTCCAGAACGCGCGCGACCTGGCGTACGAAGAATGA
- the murJ gene encoding murein biosynthesis integral membrane protein MurJ, with product MSDHSSRFLGSARLVAFCTLLSRVTGLARDMVMNYAYGQSWVQDAFNYGFQVPNLFRRLFGEGALSAVFIPVFTDVLDKKGRDRAWLLLGRVAGIMTLVLVVLLVLLELVALVVYWRSPGGTMSTLQIGLTAVMLPFMVGVCLVALFSSILNCLNHFTVPALLPIVLNVVNMVGVTTVGPLMFGEQIERQVYGVAVCVLASSVIQLFMIFPTLRRYGVHFRLSLDHRDEDLRTILRMFIPVMLGQGVLLFNVFFDAQICTMLTRGPGDPATFTLFGTSIRYPLEEGAFSAVTNAQRLYQFPLGVLAISLATAAFPMFSRFASRRDLAGLRSALTQALRLAVFVGLPSGLLMIVLREPIVTLLFERGRFDHSDTVRSAAVLMWYGLGMAAFCCQHILLRGFYSLKDTMTPMWVSCWLVGLNAVMNVVLLWWIGEAAFGVSTSITSFLHVFISTMLLRRKLQGRIGATALAGSTAKAVTATLLACGVAHMVLSRLPEAGVGGWPRIVRDCTMVFGPAAAAGLVFIIVARMLRMDELGWLFSRGRKSVDTV from the coding sequence ATGTCCGACCATTCGTCACGATTTCTCGGGTCTGCCCGACTTGTCGCATTCTGCACGCTCCTGTCGCGGGTCACCGGTCTGGCTCGTGACATGGTGATGAATTATGCCTACGGGCAAAGCTGGGTGCAGGACGCATTCAATTACGGATTCCAGGTGCCTAACCTGTTTCGTCGTCTCTTCGGGGAAGGGGCGCTCTCCGCCGTCTTCATCCCGGTCTTTACCGATGTCCTCGATAAGAAGGGTCGCGATCGGGCCTGGCTTCTGCTGGGGCGCGTGGCGGGCATCATGACGCTGGTACTCGTGGTGCTGCTTGTTTTGCTGGAGCTGGTCGCGCTTGTCGTCTATTGGCGTTCGCCGGGCGGGACCATGTCGACCCTGCAAATCGGGCTGACGGCCGTGATGCTGCCCTTCATGGTGGGTGTATGCCTCGTCGCGCTATTCTCGAGCATCCTCAATTGTCTGAACCACTTCACCGTGCCGGCGTTGCTGCCCATCGTGCTGAACGTGGTGAATATGGTCGGCGTGACGACGGTCGGTCCGCTGATGTTCGGCGAGCAAATCGAACGTCAGGTTTACGGCGTGGCTGTCTGCGTGCTGGCCTCGAGCGTCATTCAGTTGTTCATGATCTTCCCGACGCTGCGCCGATACGGCGTGCATTTTCGCCTGTCGCTTGATCATCGCGACGAGGACTTGCGAACCATTCTGCGCATGTTCATTCCCGTGATGCTGGGTCAGGGCGTGCTGCTCTTCAACGTGTTCTTTGATGCCCAGATTTGCACAATGCTGACACGCGGTCCCGGAGATCCCGCGACATTCACGCTGTTCGGTACCTCAATTCGCTATCCGCTTGAGGAAGGCGCGTTCTCCGCCGTGACGAATGCACAGCGCTTGTATCAGTTTCCGCTCGGCGTGCTGGCGATTTCGCTTGCAACGGCGGCGTTTCCGATGTTTAGCCGATTCGCGAGCCGGCGCGATCTCGCAGGCCTTCGTAGCGCTTTGACGCAGGCGCTTCGGCTGGCGGTGTTTGTCGGGCTGCCGTCAGGGCTTCTGATGATTGTGCTTCGCGAGCCAATCGTCACGCTGCTCTTCGAGCGAGGGCGTTTTGATCATTCGGACACCGTGCGGTCGGCGGCCGTGTTGATGTGGTATGGGCTGGGTATGGCGGCATTCTGCTGCCAGCACATACTGCTTCGCGGCTTCTACAGCCTGAAAGACACGATGACGCCGATGTGGGTCAGTTGCTGGCTCGTCGGATTGAATGCGGTGATGAACGTCGTACTGCTCTGGTGGATTGGCGAAGCGGCTTTCGGCGTGAGCACATCGATCACTTCGTTCCTGCATGTATTCATTTCGACGATGCTTCTGCGTCGAAAGCTGCAAGGGCGAATCGGAGCAACGGCATTGGCCGGATCCACCGCAAAAGCCGTGACGGCCACACTGCTGGCCTGTGGGGTGGCCCACATGGTGCTGTCTCGCCTGCCGGAGGCGGGCGTCGGTGGGTGGCCGCGAATCGTCCGGGATTGCACGATGGTCTTCGGGCCAGCGGCGGCGGCCGGGCTGGTGTTCATCATCGTCGCTCGGATGCTCCGAATGGACGAGCTGGGTTGGCTGTTCTCTCGCGGCAGGAAATCGGTCGACACAGTGTGA
- a CDS encoding class I SAM-dependent methyltransferase, with the protein MTATSREEQSDRPVPPSTRDEWLTRHRYSGAFERVGYAGLGERYNRALYRLRHAHFIRLLRRLLPTQECNVLDIGCGTGFYIEIYRSLGLRRLSGIDISPEAVRRLRERFPGQVFEAGDISEGLPEMIRAGGPFEVVSAMDVLFHITDDALWRRALRVCGEAVVPGGILIVTDNFPARTLPATASQSFHTLDEHLAELSPIGFRLIQMRPVFFVSNGQVCADGLRGAAMTWAWRHFSSVLAKTIRTLPSVGEAVGAVAGGVLTTFDAILQRQRWVRGFSTKVAVFQRARSASSF; encoded by the coding sequence ATGACTGCAACGAGCCGGGAAGAGCAATCCGATCGGCCGGTGCCTCCCTCAACGCGTGATGAATGGCTCACTCGTCACCGGTATTCGGGGGCGTTTGAGCGCGTGGGCTACGCCGGACTGGGCGAGCGATACAACCGGGCGCTATATCGATTGCGCCATGCCCATTTCATCAGGTTGCTGCGGCGGCTGCTTCCGACTCAGGAGTGCAACGTCCTTGACATCGGCTGCGGCACCGGATTCTACATTGAAATCTATCGGTCGCTCGGGCTTCGGCGGCTGTCCGGGATCGATATCTCACCAGAAGCGGTCCGGCGCCTGCGCGAGCGGTTTCCGGGACAGGTGTTTGAGGCTGGCGACATCAGTGAGGGCCTGCCGGAAATGATTCGTGCGGGTGGCCCGTTTGAAGTGGTGTCGGCGATGGACGTGCTTTTCCACATCACCGATGACGCGCTCTGGCGACGAGCCCTGAGGGTATGCGGCGAAGCCGTCGTGCCGGGCGGGATTCTCATCGTGACGGACAATTTTCCAGCGCGCACCTTGCCCGCGACCGCAAGCCAGTCATTTCACACGCTCGACGAGCATCTCGCCGAATTGTCGCCCATCGGATTCAGATTGATTCAGATGCGCCCGGTGTTCTTTGTGTCCAATGGTCAGGTATGCGCGGACGGCCTGCGCGGCGCGGCGATGACGTGGGCCTGGCGTCACTTCTCAAGCGTGCTCGCGAAAACGATCCGGACCTTGCCGTCCGTGGGAGAGGCGGTCGGCGCTGTCGCAGGCGGCGTCCTGACGACATTCGATGCGATCCTTCAACGTCAACGGTGGGTCCGCGGCTTCTCGACGAAGGTTGCGGTCT
- the trmB gene encoding tRNA (guanosine(46)-N7)-methyltransferase TrmB — MLDFAAITVDPDSLPQLTDLRELFERSAPIELEIGCGKGGFLLRQAQTHPDRNYVGIEWANKFFKYAADRMARWGVANVRLMRTDAREFVMTRLAAGSLAALHIYHPDPWPKKRHLRRRLIQPAFVDAAIRALASGSRLAIQTDHADYFEQIKAVTAARIELEAVDFRDEDFGTAEGDVKTNFEIKYIREGRPIHRLAFRRR, encoded by the coding sequence ATGCTCGATTTCGCGGCGATCACCGTCGATCCGGATTCGCTCCCGCAGCTCACCGATCTGCGTGAACTGTTCGAGCGCTCTGCGCCGATTGAGCTTGAGATCGGCTGCGGCAAAGGCGGCTTCCTGCTCCGGCAGGCGCAGACCCATCCGGATCGCAACTATGTCGGCATCGAATGGGCGAACAAGTTCTTCAAATATGCCGCTGATCGTATGGCGCGTTGGGGTGTCGCCAATGTCCGTCTGATGCGAACCGATGCACGCGAGTTTGTGATGACGCGCCTCGCCGCCGGCAGCCTGGCCGCGCTGCATATTTATCATCCGGATCCGTGGCCCAAGAAGCGGCATCTTCGCCGGCGATTGATCCAGCCGGCCTTTGTCGATGCCGCGATCCGTGCGCTGGCGAGTGGTTCACGGTTGGCGATTCAGACGGACCACGCTGACTACTTCGAACAGATCAAGGCAGTGACCGCGGCTCGAATTGAGCTGGAGGCGGTCGATTTTCGCGACGAGGATTTCGGCACGGCCGAAGGCGATGTGAAGACCAACTTTGAGATCAAGTACATCCGCGAGGGCCGCCCGATCCATCGGCTCGCGTTCAGGCGACGATGA
- a CDS encoding DUF5329 family protein, whose protein sequence is MQRMLAFLLILFLAACRDRDEATGPMSRPAAAADPNPIATTTASEPSSSVTSTAPNSLAAKKLSERRKIERLIEHVESLEGAVFIRNGDEHTCREAAGHLRDKWQWKRREIRTSRDFIRVAATKSSVSGQPYLIRFNDGREVRSDEYLLKELKRIESGSN, encoded by the coding sequence ATGCAAAGGATGCTCGCCTTCCTGTTGATCCTGTTTCTCGCCGCCTGCCGTGACCGTGACGAGGCAACCGGGCCGATGAGCCGGCCTGCGGCCGCCGCCGATCCGAACCCGATTGCGACAACAACGGCATCGGAGCCATCGAGCTCGGTCACATCAACCGCACCCAACTCATTGGCGGCGAAGAAGCTCTCCGAGCGGCGGAAGATCGAGCGCTTGATCGAGCATGTTGAATCGCTGGAGGGCGCGGTTTTCATTCGTAACGGCGATGAACACACATGCCGCGAGGCGGCCGGTCATTTGCGTGACAAGTGGCAATGGAAGCGCCGCGAAATCCGGACGTCGCGCGATTTTATTCGCGTGGCAGCGACGAAGTCGTCGGTCAGTGGCCAGCCCTATCTCATTCGCTTCAATGACGGCCGTGAAGTGAGGAGCGACGAATATCTGCTGAAGGAGTTGAAGCGAATCGAGTCTGGATCGAATTAG
- the yidD gene encoding membrane protein insertion efficiency factor YidD encodes MTFLLLLCIRGYQAAIRPLLFGHCRYIPTCSEYAIEAIERYGPLRGMWIGLKRIFRCHPGRRSGYDPVP; translated from the coding sequence ATTACATTCCTGCTGCTGCTTTGCATTCGCGGCTACCAGGCTGCGATCCGACCATTGCTCTTTGGCCATTGCCGATACATTCCGACCTGCAGTGAGTACGCCATCGAAGCAATTGAGCGATATGGTCCGCTTCGCGGCATGTGGATCGGTCTGAAGCGAATTTTTCGCTGCCATCCCGGACGGCGAAGCGGCTACGACCCGGTGCCGTAG